A window of Mangifera indica cultivar Alphonso chromosome 13, CATAS_Mindica_2.1, whole genome shotgun sequence contains these coding sequences:
- the LOC123195285 gene encoding peptidyl-prolyl cis-trans isomerase CYP28, chloroplastic isoform X2 — protein sequence MASFTPPVRPPPPLSPAATLSRRSLLLLSSSSLSLPPQPQLDTTITDRVFMDFSLCPTFFRPESDSLCTDSTPLGRLVIGLYGHQVPITVSNFKSMITSSTYKNTLVHKIFPGQFFLAGRQGRRETKGEVHPPLEFLARNTETVESKAFLLRHSRGGVVSLCLSENDDEEEIKLDPDYRNVEFLITTGPGPCPQLDSKNIVFGEVLEGCCFLGIVSMSLTKEFDCVTD from the exons ATGGCCTCCTTCACTCCACCAGTACGGCCACCACCGCCCCTCTCTCCAGCTGCAACCCTCTCCCGCCGCTCCCTCCTTCTCCTCTCCTCGTCCTCCCTCTCTCTTCCTCCACAACCTCAGCTTGATACCACTATCACCGACCGTGTCTTCATGGACTTCTCCCTCTGCCCCACCTTCTTCCGCCCTGAAAGTGACTCTCTGTGCACTGACTCCACCCCTTTAGGCCGCCTCGTCATCGGCCTCTACGGCCATCAAGTTCCCATCACCGTCTCCAACTTCAAGTCCATGATTACCTCTTCCACTTACAAAAACACGCTCGTCCACAAAATCTTCCCTGGTCAATTCTTCTTGGCCGGACGGCAAGGCCGCAGAGAAACCAAAG GAGAAGTGCATCCGCCATTGGAGTTCCTGGCTCGCAACACAGAGACTGTGGAGTCTAAGGCCTTCTTGTTGAGGCATTCGAGAGGTGGCGTTGTTTCTCTGTGCTTGTCTGAGAATGATGATGAGGAAGAGATTAAGCTGGATCCTGATTATAGAAACGTTGAGTTCTTGATCACTACTGGGCCGGGTCCTTGCCCACAGTTGGATAGCAAGAACATTGTTTTTGGGGAAGTTCTTGAAG GTTGTTGCTTCCTTGGTATTGTATCTATGAGTTTAACCAAGGAGTTTGACTGCGTGACAGATTGA
- the LOC123195285 gene encoding peptidyl-prolyl cis-trans isomerase CYP28, chloroplastic isoform X1 — protein MASFTPPVRPPPPLSPAATLSRRSLLLLSSSSLSLPPQPQLDTTITDRVFMDFSLCPTFFRPESDSLCTDSTPLGRLVIGLYGHQVPITVSNFKSMITSSTYKNTLVHKIFPGQFFLAGRQGRRETKGEVHPPLEFLARNTETVESKAFLLRHSRGGVVSLCLSENDDEEEIKLDPDYRNVEFLITTGPGPCPQLDSKNIVFGEVLEGLDTVTTIASIPTYKPSERIQQYNDLAAFLGDKRAQQARTIWNRPLKTVYISDCGELKVTRPSLSPSLP, from the exons ATGGCCTCCTTCACTCCACCAGTACGGCCACCACCGCCCCTCTCTCCAGCTGCAACCCTCTCCCGCCGCTCCCTCCTTCTCCTCTCCTCGTCCTCCCTCTCTCTTCCTCCACAACCTCAGCTTGATACCACTATCACCGACCGTGTCTTCATGGACTTCTCCCTCTGCCCCACCTTCTTCCGCCCTGAAAGTGACTCTCTGTGCACTGACTCCACCCCTTTAGGCCGCCTCGTCATCGGCCTCTACGGCCATCAAGTTCCCATCACCGTCTCCAACTTCAAGTCCATGATTACCTCTTCCACTTACAAAAACACGCTCGTCCACAAAATCTTCCCTGGTCAATTCTTCTTGGCCGGACGGCAAGGCCGCAGAGAAACCAAAG GAGAAGTGCATCCGCCATTGGAGTTCCTGGCTCGCAACACAGAGACTGTGGAGTCTAAGGCCTTCTTGTTGAGGCATTCGAGAGGTGGCGTTGTTTCTCTGTGCTTGTCTGAGAATGATGATGAGGAAGAGATTAAGCTGGATCCTGATTATAGAAACGTTGAGTTCTTGATCACTACTGGGCCGGGTCCTTGCCCACAGTTGGATAGCAAGAACATTGTTTTTGGGGAAGTTCTTGAAG GACTGGATACTGTGACAACCATTGCTTCCATTCCAACATACAAACCATCCGAAAGAATCCAGCAATACAATGATCTGGCGGCGTTTCTGGGAGACAAAAGAGCCCAGCAAGCTCGCACAATCTGGAACAGACCTCTTAAAACTGTGTATATAAGCGACTGCGGCGAGCTCAAAGTCACAAGACCTTCCCTTTCTCCTAGTTTACCTTGA
- the LOC123194741 gene encoding homeobox protein knotted-1-like LET12 isoform X1, which produces MAFHDPEMAFNAKDNMQQRFDILHIATTTTTSASTVGNPPPSPPPPPPTWLNNAILQQQNDDVDHHHHHHPGSVSAPNNNSDSNNSREDWESVKCKAEILGHPLYEQLLSAHVSCLRIATPVDQLPRIDAQLGQSQDVIAKYSALGNGVGHLVDSKELDQFMTHYVLLLYSFKDQLQQHVRVHAMEAVMACWELEQSLQSLTGVSPGEGTGATMSDDDEDQADSDLNLYDGSLDGSDSMGFGPLVPTETERSLMERVRIELKHELKQGYKEKIVDVREEILRKRRAGKLPGDTTSLLKAWWQSHAKWPYPTEEDKAKLVQETGLQLKQINNWFINQRKRNWHSNPSSSTSSKSKRKSNAGKSSSFA; this is translated from the exons ATGGCTTTTCATGACCCAGAAATGGCCTTTAACGCCAAAGACAACATGCAACAAAGATTTGACATTCTTCACatagcaacaacaacaacaacatcagcTTCAACTGTTGGTAATCCCCCTCCTTCTCCTCCGCCTCCACCACCAACGTGGCTCAACAACGCGATTCTCCAGCAACAAAACGATGACGTtgaccaccaccaccaccaccacccgGGTTCTGTTTCGGCACCCAACAACAACAGTGATAGTAATAACTCTAGAGAGGACTGGGAGAGCGTAAAATGTAAAGCTGAGATATTAGGACATCCTTTGTATGAACAACTTTTGTCTGCACATGTGTCTTGTTTAAGGATCGCCACGCCTGTTGACCAGTTGCCCAGGATAGACGCTCAGTTGGGTCAGTCTCAGGATGTCATCGCTAAGTACTCAGCTCTTGGAAATGGAGTTGGACACTTGGTTGATAGTAAGGAGCTCGATCAGTTCATG ACGCATTATGTTCTGTTGCTCTACTCCTTTAAAGACCAATTGCAACAACATGTCCGTGTTCATGCAATGGAAGCAGTAATGGCTTGTTGGGAGCTTGAGCAATCTTTGCAAAGCTTAACAG GTGTATCACCGGGTGAAGGCACAGGTGCAACTATgtcagatgatgatgaagaccAGGCAGATAGTGACTTAAACTTGTATGATGGAAGTCTAGATGGGTCTGATAGTATGGGATTCGGTCCTCTTGTTCCAACTGAAACCGAGAGATCATTGATGGAGCGTGTTCGGATAGAACTAAAGCATGAGTTAAAACAG GGTTATAAGGAGAAGATTGTGGACGTTAGAGAAGAAATTCTAAGAAAGAGAAGAGCTGGAAAACTGCCAGGTGACACCACCTCACTCTTAAAAGCTTGGTGGCAGTCACATGCTAAGTGGCCATACCCAACA GAGGAAGACAAGGCTAAATTGGTGCAGGAAACTGGCTTGCAGTTAAAGCAGATAAATAACTGGTTTATAAACCAAAGAAAAAGGAATTGGCATAGTAATCCTTCATCTTCTACTTCTTCCAAGAGCAAACGCAAGAG TAATGCAGGCAAGTCTAGCAGTTTTGCGTAA
- the LOC123194741 gene encoding homeobox protein knotted-1-like LET12 isoform X2, translated as MAFHDPEMAFNAKDNMQQRFDILHIATTTTTSASTVGNPPPSPPPPPPTWLNNAILQQQNDDVDHHHHHHPGSVSAPNNNSDSNNSREDWESVKCKAEILGHPLYEQLLSAHVSCLRIATPVDQLPRIDAQLGQSQDVIAKYSALGNGVGHLVDSKELDQFMTHYVLLLYSFKDQLQQHVRVHAMEAVMACWELEQSLQSLTGVSPGEGTGATMSDDDEDQADSDLNLYDGSLDGSDSMGFGPLVPTETERSLMERVRIELKHELKQGYKEKIVDVREEILRKRRAGKLPGDTTSLLKAWWQSHAKWPYPTEEDKAKLVQETGLQLKQINNWFINQRKRNWHSNPSSSTSSKSKRKRQV; from the exons ATGGCTTTTCATGACCCAGAAATGGCCTTTAACGCCAAAGACAACATGCAACAAAGATTTGACATTCTTCACatagcaacaacaacaacaacatcagcTTCAACTGTTGGTAATCCCCCTCCTTCTCCTCCGCCTCCACCACCAACGTGGCTCAACAACGCGATTCTCCAGCAACAAAACGATGACGTtgaccaccaccaccaccaccacccgGGTTCTGTTTCGGCACCCAACAACAACAGTGATAGTAATAACTCTAGAGAGGACTGGGAGAGCGTAAAATGTAAAGCTGAGATATTAGGACATCCTTTGTATGAACAACTTTTGTCTGCACATGTGTCTTGTTTAAGGATCGCCACGCCTGTTGACCAGTTGCCCAGGATAGACGCTCAGTTGGGTCAGTCTCAGGATGTCATCGCTAAGTACTCAGCTCTTGGAAATGGAGTTGGACACTTGGTTGATAGTAAGGAGCTCGATCAGTTCATG ACGCATTATGTTCTGTTGCTCTACTCCTTTAAAGACCAATTGCAACAACATGTCCGTGTTCATGCAATGGAAGCAGTAATGGCTTGTTGGGAGCTTGAGCAATCTTTGCAAAGCTTAACAG GTGTATCACCGGGTGAAGGCACAGGTGCAACTATgtcagatgatgatgaagaccAGGCAGATAGTGACTTAAACTTGTATGATGGAAGTCTAGATGGGTCTGATAGTATGGGATTCGGTCCTCTTGTTCCAACTGAAACCGAGAGATCATTGATGGAGCGTGTTCGGATAGAACTAAAGCATGAGTTAAAACAG GGTTATAAGGAGAAGATTGTGGACGTTAGAGAAGAAATTCTAAGAAAGAGAAGAGCTGGAAAACTGCCAGGTGACACCACCTCACTCTTAAAAGCTTGGTGGCAGTCACATGCTAAGTGGCCATACCCAACA GAGGAAGACAAGGCTAAATTGGTGCAGGAAACTGGCTTGCAGTTAAAGCAGATAAATAACTGGTTTATAAACCAAAGAAAAAGGAATTGGCATAGTAATCCTTCATCTTCTACTTCTTCCAAGAGCAAACGCAAGAG GCAAGTCTAG
- the LOC123194904 gene encoding uncharacterized protein LOC123194904, translating into MALSQDKVTFISPLNQHEQGEDVDDYYENNVSPQGCDCFPLFCFQWRRGSESSRLLHQNGGEYRESWLIQKVKKVKEASEVFAGPKWKTLIRKVGGYVKRNKYKNRFQYDPQSYALNFDSSVDMEDRGLVS; encoded by the coding sequence ATGGCTCTTTCTCAGGACAAAGTCACCTTCATCTCGCCATTAAACCAGCATGAACAAGGAGAAGATGTTGATGACTACTATGAAAACAATGTTTCTCCACAAGGGTGTGATTGCTTTCCTCTCTTCTGCTTCCAGTGGCGGCGAGGCAGTGAAAGCAGCCGGCTTTTGCACCAGAATGGAGGGGAGTACAGAGAATCATGGCTGATACAGAAGGTGAAGAAAGTTAAGGAGGCATCTGAGGTGTTTGCAGGGCCCAAATGGAAAACTTTGATCAGAAAAGTCGGTGGATATGTTAAGAGAAACAAGTACAAGAATAGATTTCAATATGATCCTCAAAGCTATGCTCTCAATTTTGATAGTAGTGTTGATATGGAAGATAGAGGTCTAGTTTCATGA
- the LOC123194465 gene encoding uncharacterized protein LOC123194465 yields the protein MAFDQNSIPKDLRPINIARNVAEEPRIVVASTANQGFYPSTVREPGSPRSIPVFYPALVPDAGFVGVGYSNAVAAAPDVAPTVWGSHMPVAVGVGQAGVNPVVGYTYNPNLGTRVVGNAVDQAGSEMGAGFGYSHNLGNRVVSGGSDSDQVNNNDLAVGCGVISNLGNRGSGNGIDQASDEGREDSVSGKKVKFLCSFGGKILPRPSDGMLRYVGGQTRIISVRRDVGFNELVQKMVDTYGQPVVIKYQLPDEDLDALVSVSCPDDLDNMMDEYEERSSDGSAKLRVFLFSASEFDPSGMVQLGDIHDSGQRYVEAVNGIPDGGAGGIMRKESIASQSSTQNSDFSGTEAIDAVCSGPVDVGGPSSSSIVSPRENFSTSCEIAPEIVYVDPSNGFYADASGVSLGIPVVKSSPPQTLSSQPEVDSERAAAFSVQQQQMGVDLHQPGGDIPPPRTYVQAYVDPCQEAIIRPDYLHLPPQMGFPNPELLGHAAPMLNQQQLRDNAPGLPSQHFIPTVHMTMVPTSSHAGIRPTMIQPLMQLQQTQLERCPDESTLGTRLVQFPVDQSYNVYQSQVPPAVVGGAYGWPQVSSSEHVVFSDGSMSHQQVIIPQKIPKLDDCHMCQKALPHAHSDPLERDSVTTPLSDSNSIYHSLPKEDAMRTQPVNRVMVTGALGEGVTGQGSMPQTVVFSQLDHQVGSPQSEAVGLPQNVEAPREKDRILHQIDNSDHPRIAVTHGGIGVAGDVQPSYSVFTGASTVPQSCQEERSLPPKYQVKQEALLNKPVNIDAPIAGLTHVKSSERLTHESPKEYSSKLPVVSKEDTINPCTSFEHMRPIDGVMESLRVCPSDNIKNEQNNLPVDIIRKDYILGSRPQQIVGREVLIDNTFSHPPLVLDSYQNKTFEVLPCSNAEVLHVNNTQPMESYEVAQPPIIGNPGLYQHSNTGTLHVDSGEVCFVNPAFSAAEPVHLVGRIQNAADYEAILANVNTSSLAPSSKVGDVQDSSNSLFSNQDPWNLQQDTHVLPPRPNKIATKREAFLPVDPFSENRSGNTGELITAAPFEDAVQQPSDANKDFNSEHTSSKKGSAEDLIKKELQAVAEGVAASVFQSAANSNPKSMTREKEESVYESNQEREAQDNDIEMMHKAKLEVMKNKAPDKLSFGFPASDVGRLQIIKNSDLEELQELGSGTFGTVYHGKWRGTDVAIKRINDRCFAGKPSEQERMIDDFWNEASKLADLHHPNVVAFYGVVLDGPGRSVATVTEYMVNGSLRNALQKNERNLDKRKRLLIAMDVAFGMEYLHGKNIVHFDLKSDNLLVNLRDPHRPICKVGDLGLSKVKCQTLISGGVRGTLPWMAPELLNGSSSLVSEKVDVFSFGIVMWELLTGEEPYADLHYGAIIGGIVSNTLRPPVPESCDPEWRSLMERCWSSEPAERPSFTEIANELRSMAAKIPPKRQNPPPQQAS from the exons ATGGCTTTTGATCAAAATTCAATACCAAAAGATCTAAGGCCGATAAATATAGCCAGAAATGTTGCTGAAGAGCCCCGCATTGTGGTTGCTTCAACTGCCAATCAAGGGTTTTATCCTAGCACGGTTCGTGAGCCTGGTAGCCCTAGGTCTATACCTGTATTTTATCCAGCACTAGTTCCTGATGCTGGCTTTGTAGGTGTAGGGTATAGCAATGCGGTGGCAGCTGCTCCAGATGTGGCTCCTACCGTTTGGGGTTCACATATGCCCGTGGCAGTGGGTGTTGGGCAAGCAGGTGTTAATCCGGTTGTTGGGTACACATATAATCCCAATTTAGGGACTAGGGTTGTTGGGAATGCTGTTGATCAGGCTGGTAGTGAAATGGGGGCTGGGTTTGGTTATAGTCATAATTTGGGGAATAGGGTTGTTAGTGGTGGTAGTGATAGCGATCAGGTGAATAACAATGATCTAGCTGTGGGTTGTGGTGTAATTTCTAATTTGGGAAATAGGGGTAGTGGTAATGGGATAGATCAAGCTAGTGATGAGGGTCGGGAGGATTCAGTATCAGGGAAGAAAGTTAAGTTTTTGTGTAGTTTTGGTGGCAAGATTTTACCTAGACCAAGTGATGGTATGTTGAGATATGTTGGAGGGCAAACGAGGATCATTAGTGTGAGGAGAGATGTGGGTTTTAATGAACTAGTACAGAAGATGGTGGATACTTATGGACAACCTGTAGTTATTAAGTACCAACTTCCTGATGAGGATCTTGATGCATTGGTGTCAGTTTCGTGCCCTGATGATCTCGATAATATGATGGACGAGTATGAAGAAAGGTCTTCAGATGGATCAGCTAAATTAAGGGTGTTTTTGTTTTCGGCTTCAGAATTTGATCCTTCTGGGATGGTGCAACTTGGAGATATACATGATAGTGGGCAACGATATGTGGAGGCAGTGAACGGGATTCCAGATGGAGGTGCTGGTGGTATCATGAGGAAGGAGAGTATAGCTAGTCAGAGTTCAACACAGAATTCTGATTTTAGTGGGACTGAGGCTATTGATGCTGTATGTTCTGGTCCAGTGGATGTTGGTGGGCCTTCGTCAAGCAGCATAGTATCACCAAGGGAGAATTTCAGTACTTCTTGTGAAATAGCTCCAGAAATTGTGTATGTGGATCCTAGTAATGGATTTTATGCAGATGCTTCTGGTGTTTCATTGGGCATTCCAGTTGTTAAGTCCAGCCCTCCTCAGACTTTATCTTCTCAGCCTGAGGTTGATTCAGAGAGGGCAGCAGCTTTCTCTGTACAGCAGCAACAAATGGGGGTTGATCTGCATCAACCTGGAGGGGATATTCCTCCTCCCAGGACATATGTGCAAGCTTATGTGGATCCTTGTCAAGAGGCTATAATTCGTCCTGACTATCTACATCTTCCTCCACAGATGGGGTTCCCCAATCCTGAACTGTTGGGGCATGCTGCACCTATGCTTAATCAACAGCAGCTTCGTGATAATGCACCTGGTCTCCCTTCCCAACATTTTATTCCCACGGTGCATATGACCATGGTTCCAACATCATCTCATGCTGGTATAAGACCAACTATGATTCAGCCCTTAATGCAGCTGCAGCAAACTCAGTTGGAGCGTTGTCCCGATGAGAGTACTTTGGGGACAAGGCTTGTTCAGTTTCCTGTTGATCAGAGCTACAATGTGTACCAGAGCCAGGTTCCCCCTGCAGTAGTTGGAGGAGCTTATGGTTGGCCTCAAGTTTCTTCATCAGAGCATGTTGTCTTTTCTGATGGATCTATGTCTCATCAACAAGTAATCATTCCTCAGAAAATCCCCAAGTTGGATGATTGTCATATGTGCCAAAAAGCATTACCTCATGCACATTCAGATCCTCTGGAAAGAGACAGTGTTACGACCCCCTTAtctgattcaaattcaatctaTCATAGTCTTCCCAAGGAAGATGCAATGAGAACTCAGCCAGTAAACAGGGTTATGGTAACTGGAGCCTTGGGGGAAGGTGTTACTGGACAGGGAAGTATGCCTCAAACGGTAGTCTTCAGTCAATTGGATCATCAGGTTGGATCACCTCAATCAGAGGCTGTTGGTCTCCCTCAGAATGTTGAGGCTCCGCGGGAAAAAGATCGAATCCTCCATCAAATAGACAATTCCGACCATCCTAGGATTGCAGTGACCCATGGTGGGATTGGAGTGGCAGGTGATGTACAGCCATCTTACAGTGTGTTCACAGGTGCTTCCACTGTTCCTCAGTCTTGCCAAGAAGAACGTTCATTGCCACCAAAATACCAGGTCAAACAAGAGGCTTTACTCAACAAACCTGTTAACATTGATGCGCCTATTGCGGGCCTCACACATGTAAAATCTTCAGAACGGCTGACTCATGAATCTCCAAAAGAATATTCTAGCAAACTTCCTGTTGTCTCTAAAGAAGATACCATAAACCCTTGCACATCATTTGAACATATGAGGCCAATTGATGGGGTGATGGAATCTCTCCGGGTATGCCCCAGTGACAATATAAAGAATGAACAGAATAATTTACCTGTTGATATAATAAGAAAGGATTATATCTTGGGTAGCAGACCTCAGCAAATAGTGGGAAGGGAGGTGCTTATAGATAATACCTTTAGCCACCCCCCTTTAGTTCTTGACTCATATCAGAATAAAACATTTGAAGTGCTGCCTTGTTCCAATGCAGAAGTTCTACACGTGAATAATACTCAACCCATGGAATCCTATGAGGTAGCTCAACCTCCCATTATTGGTAATCCAGGATTATATCAACACTCAAACACTGGAACTCTTCACGTGGATTCTGGTGAAGTTTGTTTTGTCAACCCTGCATTCTCTGCTGCTGAACCAGTTCATTTAGTTGGTAGAATCCAAAATGCTGCTGATTACGAAGCCATCCTGGCAAATGTTAATACATCGTCTTTAGCACCATCAAGCAAGGTTGGGGATGTTCAGGATTCCTCTAACTCACTGTTTAGCAATCAGGATCCTTGGAATTTACAACAAGATACTCATGTTCTTCCACCTAGACCTAACAAGATTGCAACAAAAAGGGAAGCCTTTCTTCCTGTGGATCCTTTCAGTGAGAATCGTTCAGGGAATACGGGGGAATTAATTACAGCTGCACCGTTTGAGGATGCAGTTCAACAGCCGAGTGATGCAAACAAGGATTTCAATTCAGAGCACACAAGCTCAAAAAAAG GATCAGCTGAGGATCTCATCAAGAAAGAGCTTCAGGCTGTTGCTGAGGGTGTGGCTGCTTCTGTTTTTCAGTCAGCTGCAAATTCTAACCCAAAGTCAATGACACGCGAGAAAGAGGAGTCTGTTTATGAAAGCAATCAAGAGAGAGAAGCTCAGGATAATGATATTGAAATGATGCACAAAGCAAAACTTGAG GTTATGAAGAACAAAGCGCCAGATAAGTTGAGTTTTGGTTTTCCAGCTTCTGATGTTGGCCGCTTGCAG ATAATAAAGAATAGTGACCTTGAGGAGCTGCAGGAACTGGGTTCTGGAACCTTTGGCACAGTTTACCATGGGAAGTGGAGGGGTACTGATGTTGCAATTAAACGGATCAACGACAGATGTTTTGCTGGAAAACCTTCAGAACAAGAGCGCAtg ATTGATGACTTCTGGAATGAGGCCAGTAAGCTTGCCGATTTGCACCATCCTAATGTGGTGGCATTCTATGGTGTTGTGCTCGATGGCCCTGGACGCTCTGTAGCAACGGTAACAGAGTATATGGTTAATGGTTCTCTAAGAAATGCTTTGCAAAAGAATGAGAG GAATCTAGATAAACGTAAGCGTCTCTTGATTGCCATGGATGTGGCCTTTGGAATGGAGTACTTGCATGGAAAGAATATAGTGCACTttgatttaaaaagtgacaatttactAGTTAATCTTAGAGATCCTCACCGACCAATATGCAAG GTTGGTGATTTGGGTCTATCTAAGGTGAAATGTCAGACTCTGATATCAGGCGGTGTTCGGGGAACACTTCCATGGATGGCGCCAGAGCTTCTGAATGGCAGCAGCAGCCTTGTTTCTGAAAAG GTTGATGTGTTTTCGTTTGGCATTGTAATGTGGGAACTTCTTACTGGAGAAGAACCGTATGCAGATTTGCACTATGGAGCAATTATTG GTGGTATCGTGAGCAATACATTGCGGCCACCAGTGCCAGAATCTTGTGATCCAGAATGGAGATCACTGATGGAGAGATGCTGGTCATCTGAGCCAGCAGAGAGACCAAGCTTCACGGAGATTGCAAATGAATTAAGATCAATGGCAGCCAAGATTCCTCCCAAAAGACAAAACCCACCACCACAGCAAGCCTCCTAG